A genomic region of Miscanthus floridulus cultivar M001 chromosome 3, ASM1932011v1, whole genome shotgun sequence contains the following coding sequences:
- the LOC136544273 gene encoding uncharacterized protein produces the protein MRQAPAPTALGATRRPATPHDDGADASPREDRAPDGSQKAPTHTVVFFPPVLGGAKPRPGRGLVLDEQWAVTAKFTVVTSVDMIGTCGGLLCLLDVRSCAVRISNPATGASLALPPPPCTSTSTRRDPRAYCLGFDATAKLYKIVHVPHDYKIARSGSTGKKGVVYVHRVGDKYWRPVRALSSAACCLAAGGAVYSNGAVYWLTHYEVARARLVRFRLSQEEATLVEPPPFDVHRRPLYCRLLDADAAPCVVTSVRHNPTSGEPFAASNDDINMWRLGDDGRWSLSRRVQLRGLPRHVPGPHAVRSAVLLLQGEDGALYAHRIKERGVSTIEHAGEKMLVEGRGAAKALSNAASPCGRGEDRARVKQEVVAAILGIVELPLYRERLKKGHGETVDRNLEKARADCPRK, from the exons ATGCGGCAAGCTCCGGCGCCCACCGCACTCGGTGCCACCCGCCGACCGGCAACGCCGCACGACGATGGCGCTGATGCGAGCCCACGCGAGGATCGCGCGCCGGACGGTAGCCAAAAGGCGCCGACGCACACGGTCGTGTTCTTCCCCCCGGTGCTCGGCGGCGCCAAACCACGGCCCGGCCGCGGCCTCGTGCTCGACGAGCAGTGGGCCGTCACGGCCAAGTTCACGGTGGTCACATCGGTTGACATGATCGGAACCTGCGGCGGCCTGCTCTGCCTCCTCGACGTGCGCAGCTGCGCCGTCAGGATCTCCAACCCAGCCACCGGCGCGTCGCtcgccctgccgccgccgccgtgcacgAGCACGAGCACGCGGCGCGACCCGCGCGCGTACTGCCTCGGCTTCGACGCGACCGCTAAGCTGTACAAGATCGTGCACGTCCCACACGACTACAAGATCGCGAGGTCCGGTTCCACGGGGAAGAAGGGGGTGGTGTACGTGCACAGAGTAGGAGACAAGTACTGGAGGCCCGTGCGCGCTCTCAGTTCCGCCGCGTGCTGCCTGGCCGCCGGCGGCGCCGTGTACAGCAACGGCGCAGTGTACTGGCTCACACATTACGAGGTGGCAAGAGCCAGACTCGTCCGTTTTCGTCTGAGCCAAGAGGAGGCCACGCTGGTCGAGCCCCCGCCGTTCGACGTCCACCGGAGGCCGCTCTACTGCCGGCTGCTGGATGCGGACGCGGCGCCGTGCGTGGTCACCAGCGTGAGGCACAACCCGACTTCCGGCGAGCCGTTCGCCGCGTCCAACGACGACATCAACATGTGGCGCCTCGGGGACGACGGCCGGTGGAGCCTCTCTCGCAGGGTGCAGCTGCGCGGCCTGCCGCGGCACGTGCCTGGCCCGCACGCCGTGCGGTCTGCCGTCTTGCTGCTGCAGGGGGAGGACGGAGCGCTGTACGCGCACAGGATCAAGGAGCGCGGAGTGTCGACCATCGAGCACGCCGGGGAGAAGATGCTGGTGGAAGGCAGGGGCGCCGCGAAGGCACTGAGTAACGCAGCTTCACCGTGCGGCCGAGGAGAGGACCGCGCGCGCGTCAAGCAGGAGGTGGTCGCCGCCATCCTGGGCATCGTGGAGCTACCCTTATACCGTGAGCGGCTGAAAAAGGGCCATGGCGAGACGGTTGATCGGAACTTGGAAAAGGCTCGAGCTGATTGCCCG AGGAAATAG
- the LOC136542181 gene encoding polygalacturonate 4-alpha-galacturonosyltransferase-like has translation MPTPKQRLPYSTSGGGGGGRRAASGSAALPPVVVLVFLFVVAPSLFFVVSNGGRGHVHVASDPKGKIGDQEAAAMKNLKSILPKEVFDAITASQQESGTLSLDFFRNHASPSWKTDDLVTEKSMDVDGKAKAENSLPEHDVPTNRSPKDPDEHQVDKAAKVARRKLREKRREKRAMDLVHKDDEARVKLENAAIERSKAVDSAVLGKYSIWRKENENENSDSTVRLMRDQIIMARVYSALAKSKNKSDLYQKLQTRIKESQWAVGEASADADLHHSAPEKIRAMGQVLSKAREEVYDCMAITQRLRAMLQSADEQVRSLKKQSTFLSQLAAKTIPNSIHCLSMRLTIDYYLLPLEERKFPRSENLENPNLYHYALFSDNVLAASVVVNSTIMNAKEPEKHVFHLVTDKLNFGAMNMWFLLNPPGKATIHVENVDEFKWLNSSYCPVLRQLESAAMKEYYFKADRPTTLSAGSSNLKYRNPKYLSMLNHLRFYLPEVYPKLDKILFLDDDIVVQKDLTGLWDVDLNGKVNGAVETCGESFHRFDKYLNFSNPHIARNFDPNACGWAYGMNIFDLKEWKKKDITGIYHKWQNMNEDRVLWKLGTLPPGLLTFYKLTHPLDKSWHVLGLGYNPSIDRSEIDSAAVVHYNGNMKPWLELAMTKYRPYWTKYIKYDHPYIRGCNLSE, from the exons ATGCCGACCCCTAAGCAGCGGCTCCCCTACTCCACCTCAGGCGGGGGCGGAGGAGGGAGGCGCGCCGCCTCCGGCTCCGCCGCGCTGCCCCCCGTGGTGGTCCTCGTGTTCCTCTTCGTGGTCGCGCCTTCGCTCTTCTTCGTCGTGAGCAATGGCGGTCGCGGCCACGTCCACGTAGCCTCCG ATCCCAAGGGCAAGATTGGCGATCAG GAAGCAGCAGCAATGAAGAACCTCAAATCTATTTTGCCTAAGGAG gTGTTTGATGCTATAACTGCTAGTCAACAAGAGTCAGGCACATTGAGTCTTGATTTTTTTAGGAATCATGCATCCCCCTCTTGGAAAACTGATGATCTAGTCACTGAGAAGAGCATGGATGTTGATGGCAAGGCTAAAGCTGAAAACAGTTTGCCAGAACATGATGTACCAACAAATAGATCACCCAAAGATCCAG ATGAACATCAAGTTGACAAAGCAGCAAAAGTAGCTCGAAGG AAACTTAGGGAGAAAAGACGTGAGAAGAGAGCAATGGATTTGgttcataaagatgatgaagcgCGCGTTAAGCTGGAGAATGCCGCTATTGAGCGATCAAAAGCTGTCGATTCTGCTGTGCTTGGAAAATACAGCATATGGCGAAaagagaatgagaatgagaattcAGACTCCACAGTTAGGCTGATGAGGGACCAAATTATTATGGCTCGTGTCTATTCTGCGCTTGCTAAATCAAAGAACAAGAGCGATCTATATCAAAAACTGCAGACCCGAATCAAGGAAAGCCAGTGGGCTGTTGGAGAGGCTTCTGCTGATGCTGACCTGCACCACAG CGCACCTGAGAAAATCAGAGCAATGGGTCAAGTTTTATCAAAGGCTAGAGAAGAAGTTTATGATTGTATGGCAATCACTCAGAGACTAAGGGCTATGCTTCAGTCAGCAGATGAACAGGTCAGGAGCTTGaagaagcagagtacatttcttAGCCAGTTGGCTGCAAAGACAATTCCAAACAGCATTCACTGCTTGTCTATGCGTTTGACAATTGATTACTATCTCCTCCCCCTTGAGGAACGGAAATTCCCAAGGAGTGAAAATTTAGAAAACCCAAATCTCTATCACTATGCACTTTTCTCAGATAATGTCTTGGCAGCCTCGGTTGTTGTGAACTCAACCATCATGAATGCTAAG GAACCGGAGAAACATGTTTTCCATCTTGTGACTGACAAGTTAAACTTTGGAGCCATGAACATGTGGTTTCTGCTGAACCCACCTGGCAAGGCCACTATCCATGTTGAGAATGTGGACGAATTTAAGTGGTTGAACTCATCATACTGTCCTGTGTTACGGCAACTTGAGTCTGCTGCCATGAAAGAGTACTATTTCAAAGCTGATCGTCCCACCACTCTCTCAGCAGGTTCTTCAAACCTAAAGTACCGGAACCCCAAGTACCTCTCTATGCTGAACCACTTGAGGTTCTATCTCCCAGAGGTCTATCCAAAGTTGGATAAGATACTCTTCCTCGATGATGACATAGTTGTGCAGAAAGATTTGACAGGGTTGTGGGATGTTGATCTTAACGGAAAGGTCAATGGTGCTGTGGAAACCTGTGGGGAGAGTTTCCACCGCTTTGACAAGTATCTTAATTTTTCAAATCCACACATTGCTCGGAACTTTGATCCAAATGCATGTGGCTGGGCTTATGGGATGAACATTTTTGATCTGAAGGAGTGGAAGAAGAAAGATATTACTGGGATCTACCACAAATGGCAAAATATG AATGAAGACAGAGTTCTTTGGAAGCTTGGGACACTTCCGCCTGGCCTCTTGACCTTCTACAAGTTGACGCACCCACTGGACAAGTCATGGCATGTTCTTGGATTAGGATACAACCCAAGCATAGACCGTTCAGAGATAGACAGTGCTGCCGTGGTTCATTACAATGGGAACATGAAGCCATGGTTGGAGCTAGCAATGACCAAGTACCGACCATATTGGACCAAGTATATCAAGTATGATCACCCTTACATCCGTGGATGCAACTTGAGTGAGTAG